Within the Erigeron canadensis isolate Cc75 chromosome 6, C_canadensis_v1, whole genome shotgun sequence genome, the region TTAAGTTGATCAACATTTTCAGTGCAATTTATGATTGTATAAGCAAATGTCAATGAACTTCCGTGACTTATGGTTAAACCCTGTAAGTAGATGACTCCTATAGTCCTACACAACCCAAGGGAGTAGACCTCAAAAAATGGAGTTTTCAATGTTATCGACTTGCTCAGGATAATACATGTTCTCTTACATCTTATTATGTGGTATAAAGTATTTACAATAGTATTGCGGTAAGATAATCTATATGTCATTGCTCGTGTCTGTGGGTGCTCCATCTTTCCGTGTAAGATGCCACAATTGCATCATTGTTTTAAAATCCCTGAGTTATTTTGGTTACTTATGTAAAAGTTAAGGAAATGTGATGATCGTGGTCTCACTACCCAGTTTGAGATTTATCCAAAGATCTGTCTCTTGAGTTTCTATGTTGCATTATCCAATGACAATGAAAAAGGGAACTAATACTGGTGCATGTTcagtagaggtggcaagatggtcTGGTTGGGTAAGATGGCAAAGACATCTTGAGTTGAAATTGGTCTTAGAGTTTCTGTCGAAACGGTCCAGGTTGTGTTGGTCTCCAACCACTAGTTGTGAATACAagaacaatatataaaaaaaggtaaGTGGGTAGGAACCCTCTGGTCCCATGTATCCTCTTGGTACCCAGAGGGCACAACACGTAGAACTCATGCCCGGTGACTAACCATTCTCACACATGGATCgcaagatatagtttctccaTTTGCCTTTGGCAAATTTTGAACTGAGCCTTCATCTGTGGGCCTATGTCACTGAGGATTTATGGGCCTAGGATGAGCCGGGAAATAAAGACTCCAATAAGCACAATGAATTAAATTATGTAAACCATTCTTAAAAATGAAGgtatataataaaagttatcCAGATATATAACATTTAAGAAGAACAAGAGGTTTTCCGATacactaataataattataatacaaaTACCAATATTAAGTTTTCAAACCTAtctaacttttaattaattggCTCTATCATTGTTTCGACTTTTCTTGTATTGTTGCtaactcaataaaaaaaatagtgagGAAGTACCTTTTTTATGTGCCAATAAACAGCGATGCTATATTTTTTTACTGACAAAAAATGTGTAGGTGGTTTTTTTTATGGCTAaggtatttatatatagaagttTAAAATTTGAGCCCCTTACAAAATGGACCCCAGCCATTGTCCGCTTTGGCTTATGCAAAAGCTGGCCATGGCTCATATGGTCACATGGTGGCGGTATCACTGGGGTTTCACCCCATTGGTAATACAAGAACAATAGAAGTACACCAGTAATCTATGtcttacaataaaatgatttagcAGGTTGTATGCATAAATATTAGACATTAGCAACAGTCGACTTATTGCAGTcaaccaattttttttaggCACCCCCAACTTTCCTTTCGTCTTTCCTCACAAACCACCCACCTCTCCATCACTGAAGCCACATATTGCTCAGGTACACAGCTTGTTTCTAAGTAAATGGAACAATTCATACATATTACTCCAAACTTATATTTACTCAAATTGCAAGTATTCAATGCTTAATCCCTAATGTAAAATGCTTTTAtgcataatatattttatatgatgtTTGGCAAGTTTGGAGATATATATCAAAACTTCCCCATTACTAAATtggttgaaattgccacctaTATTAGCAAGCCAACTTAGCACAATTATTTTGGACGTGTTAGTTTTCAGCAGATATACATGTCTCTAATAAACAAGTTTCTGTACCTTTTTATTTCTTCAATGTTATGCTTTAATCTGAAGTTTTCTATGATGGATAAGCGCTCCTCCAGTTGATGGTTTAGtgctgttttttcttttttgtgtggGTAAATAGTGCTGGTTAACGTACCTTGAGACTTTATTTAACGTTCTGATGTTAAGTGTGTAACCTCTTCTGTATGCTCCACTCCCCTTTTTAGGATTTCACTGAATGATTAATCTACATAGGTTCTATGTATGCGTAAAGTCTATTACCCTTTTTGCTTCCTCAATCCGCATCATATTACCCTTTTGTATGTTAGTCTACAAATACTTGCCAGCATCACGTTGTACTATGTTCTCTTTTTGATACATAGAGCTTATAACTTAATACATAAGATGTACAGTAACTCATGTACAAGCTTGGTATTGTGTTATTTTGAAAGTGATtcgaaattttgtttttaatgtacATTGCTTATAATATTGTATAGCCCTTTCGTTTTATTAGTCTACAAAGTTCTGCCAGCGTCACATTGTATTATGTATTTCTTTTTGATATATCGAGTTTATAACTTAAAACGTAGGATGTACAATAAATCATGTTACCAGCTTAGTATTGCATTATTTTAGAAATGATTGAAACTTCCCTTTTGATGTATAATGTTATtgcatttttctaaaaatgttttgattattttatattCCAAACATTGGATCGTCATGGGTTCCTCTCCTGCTAAAACCTCCTAAGGTTTTCTCCTATTTATGTGTTGTATCTTTAGCAGTAATTGATATCTCTTTAACGTATGGAGAACATATTGATTCTGGTAGTGTTTGCAGGTTCAATGTCGTGGCTTATTTGCAGCAAATATGGTGGTTTGAAGTGGATGGTTCAGTAAAATTCCCTCTTCCGCCAGATGTTTACACATTATCAGTTAGAATACACTTGGGAAGGTTTTCTAAAAGGTTGGGACGCCGTGTTTGTAATTTCGAACACACCCATGGTTGGGATATAAAACCGGTTAGGTTTGACATGTCAACATCAGATGGTCAAGAAGCATCCACGGAATGTTTCTTTGACGATTGTGCCGAAGATTATGTGAACGGATGTCACAAACGGGGTTGCTGGATAGAATATAAAGTGGGTGAGTTCATAGTCAATGAGTCCAATCCTATTACTGAAGTGAAATTCTCTATGAAGCAGATAGATTGCACTCACTCGAAAGGTGGAATATGTGTAGATGCAGTATCTATAATCCCCAGCAATCTAAACTTTGGTAGGAGAAAGGCGTTGAACTAATCTGAGGTAAGTTTTATGTGCAGTTTTTCAGTACTTCTTAGTGTTTAGTTAGTAAATATAATGGAGGTGTCTTGATAGGTTTTTGCAATTATGTCTGTCACCCTGTCTAATGAAAGTACTATAGATGTGTTTCCTCATTCAGTTTTGGTTCAATACATTTTTGGCAACTTTTATCCAGAAAGTGCGTTGTGAGAACTAATATGCTGCAATGGGATATAATTATGTGGTTTCCTTCAAACATACATCTGTGACTCTCATATtgcattttttaaattatgGCGGAATGATTTTTCAGGTCATCATACTGTTTAAGGCATCTGTCGAAAGTTATTTGCTTTGTATGACACTTAAACCTTAGAACCATTTACTTATATAAGCAGTTCAAGATTAGATTTGTTTGTAGATTATGTAGTCTATCAGTGCGTGATTAGAACAATGGCAGACCAAAGAAGACCAAATAGAATTGACAATAAAAGGGAATGGTTTGTGTTATTTTAATACTTGGGAGGGAACATAGAAATCAGAAGAACCGGCCGAATGGTTAACTTCTCTGACCATGCTAATAGCCGTAAGTCGACAACACTCGAAACATATTCTTCTGGATTCCTTAATTGTTTCCACTACTAGATATATACTAATGATTTCTTTCTTTGAGCATGACAACTAATTATGTGTGCCTTCCCGAAATTTCTTCCTTCTGTAAACTTTCCTAACTTTAGGCCCGTTGGACTGCTTTCTgtgaatttttgaaattttaggCCCGTTGGGCTGCTGGTTCAACAATTGATCCATATTACTTTCTAATGTGCACAACTGCTGACTGAAGTTTTCGAAGTTTAACCtcaaatataaatagatatatttgTTTTCTGAAGGAACCAAAATCAGCAATGATGAGTCTTTTTGCAAGATGGTAGAAACTACCAAAAGGCAAAAGAGTTGGGAAATATGTGAAATTTACTGTATGGATTTGTTTAATTGTAGTTTCACAGGTTTCCTGTCTGAATTTGCTTAAGTTATAGCAGGGTAGAATTCTGCATATTTTTATCGGTTAACTCTAGACATTAATCGTGTATGGAATGAAGAcgattttgttcaaaatcattttccagaaaatatttcACCAAGCCAAATGCTTGATCTGAGTTAATGAAAGTCAAGTAGATTGAGTGTTAGATGAGCCATAAATAGCATTGTCAAGAATCTTGTTGAATCCACCTTAACCAGATTATGAGTGTTAGTTGAGCCATAAATAGCATTGTCAATAATTTTGTTGAACCCTCTTTACTTAGAGTTACGCCACATAAGTAAATTCGGTTATGTAGTAATGTACTTTTTAGAACCTAAATGCGAATACCTGAAGATCTGCATCTGCCTAGACTGATTCATAGTCAAGATAAGATGACCATTTTGGGCATTATCTATTTtctacacaatatatatatatttctggtcTGATTCATTCTAGCAAGTAGCCCAAATTACATAATGGTTCAAGTTACTGGCGGTTATGATGAGTAGTTCCATTTCAGTTCTTTGATCATCCCTTcttatgtatttatttacaattttacataatcatttAGACGAAATGCATATATCATGcactaatttgttttttagCTGCCCGTTTTTAGTTATCTGatgtatgtataatttttattttttgaacggtatatatatatatatagtggattAAAAACTGAATCTGATATACGATGAAGGCAGCTGCAGACTCTTAAGGGGATGTATCATTAAGAACCTCTGGAAATATCGATTCAATGTGTGCTTCGACACAATGTAAATTTGTAAATGTTTCTTCGAAACTAATAATTGTCACGTGGAGCGCATACGCATAGAAGTCCAAGTCAATCTGAAAAGACGCTTGTAACTGATTTTGTATCTTGCAGTCGAAAACAAGAAAGAAACAATACATATTGTCCTAAACAAATTACAGCATTCATGGCCTCAT harbors:
- the LOC122603993 gene encoding F-box protein PP2-A15-like, translating into MGSSLSNLTEQWGPVGSDNGPGLGDIPRSCVACVFLYLTPLEICNLARLNRAFRDAASSDAVWESKLPGNYQHLLELLPPDKYQNLCKKDVFALFSRPVPFDDGNKAVWLDKVTGRVCLSISAKSMSITGIEDRRYWNWVQTEESRFNVVAYLQQIWWFEVDGSVKFPLPPDVYTLSVRIHLGRFSKRLGRRVCNFEHTHGWDIKPVRFDMSTSDGQEASTECFFDDCAEDYVNGCHKRGCWIEYKVGEFIVNESNPITEVKFSMKQIDCTHSKGGICVDAVSIIPSNLNFGRRKALN